A genomic window from Prunus persica cultivar Lovell chromosome G2, Prunus_persica_NCBIv2, whole genome shotgun sequence includes:
- the LOC18785740 gene encoding ATP synthase subunit O, mitochondrial isoform X1 → MAFANRIRSSLPLVTKILKSDSLSAAHWSSAQRSVLCPTFANSEVQRFSNHRNANNRFLRLSKNFSTAPGKKEVKVKVPLVLFGGSGNYASALYIAAVKANALEKVESEILDIVESTKRSPTFSQFTKDLSVPADTRVKAINEISAQAKFSDVTKNFLVLLSQNGRLKNLETIAKRFVELTMAHKGEVKAIVTSVIPLPAVEEKELKETLQELIGQGKKVILEQKIDPSILGGLVVEFDKKVFDMSIKTRARQMERYLREPANFDSL, encoded by the exons ATGGCTTTTGCTAATCGAATCCGATCGAGCCTTCCTCTCGTAACCAAGATTCTCAAATCGGATTCGCTCTCCGCCGCCCACTGGTCCAGTGCCCAGCGGTCTGTACTTTGCCCTACTTTCGCCAATTCTGAGGTACAGAGATTCTCAAATCACAGAAATGCAAACAACAGATTTTTACGT TTGTCAAAGAATTTTTCTACGGCACCTGGGAAGAAGGAAGTGAAGGTTAAG GTGCCTCTGGTGTTGTTTGGGGGTTCTGGGAACTATGCCTCTGCTTTGTACATTGCTGCAGTAAAAGCTAATGCCTTGGAGAAGGTTGAGTCTGAGATTCTTGACATTGTTGAGTCTACGAAGAGAAGTCCTACGTTTTCTCAGTTCACAAAGGATTTGTCAGTGCCAGCAGATACTAGAGTGAAGGCAATCAATGAAATTTCTGCTCAAGCTAAATTTTCAGATGTTACGAAGAACTTTTTGG ttcTCTTGTCTCAGAATGGGAGGCTAAAGAACCTTGAAACCATAGCAAAGAGATTTGTGGAGTTGACCATGGCACATAAGGGAGAAGTGAAAGCTATTGTTACATCTGTCATT CCCCTTCCCGCTGTGGAGGAGAAAGAATTGAAGGAGACACTGCAGGAGTTAATTGGACAGGGAAAGAAGGTCATACTTGAGCAGAAG ATTGATCCTAGTATTCTGGGTGGGCTTGTGGTAGAGTTTGATAAGAAGGTGTTTGACATGTCCATTAAGACTAGGGCACGCCAGATGGAGAGGTATTTGCGGGAACCCGCAAACTTTGACAGCCTCTAA
- the LOC18785740 gene encoding ATP synthase subunit O, mitochondrial isoform X2: MAFANRIRSSLPLVTKILKSDSLSAAHWSSAQRSVLCPTFANSELSKNFSTAPGKKEVKVKVPLVLFGGSGNYASALYIAAVKANALEKVESEILDIVESTKRSPTFSQFTKDLSVPADTRVKAINEISAQAKFSDVTKNFLVLLSQNGRLKNLETIAKRFVELTMAHKGEVKAIVTSVIPLPAVEEKELKETLQELIGQGKKVILEQKIDPSILGGLVVEFDKKVFDMSIKTRARQMERYLREPANFDSL; encoded by the exons ATGGCTTTTGCTAATCGAATCCGATCGAGCCTTCCTCTCGTAACCAAGATTCTCAAATCGGATTCGCTCTCCGCCGCCCACTGGTCCAGTGCCCAGCGGTCTGTACTTTGCCCTACTTTCGCCAATTCTGAG TTGTCAAAGAATTTTTCTACGGCACCTGGGAAGAAGGAAGTGAAGGTTAAG GTGCCTCTGGTGTTGTTTGGGGGTTCTGGGAACTATGCCTCTGCTTTGTACATTGCTGCAGTAAAAGCTAATGCCTTGGAGAAGGTTGAGTCTGAGATTCTTGACATTGTTGAGTCTACGAAGAGAAGTCCTACGTTTTCTCAGTTCACAAAGGATTTGTCAGTGCCAGCAGATACTAGAGTGAAGGCAATCAATGAAATTTCTGCTCAAGCTAAATTTTCAGATGTTACGAAGAACTTTTTGG ttcTCTTGTCTCAGAATGGGAGGCTAAAGAACCTTGAAACCATAGCAAAGAGATTTGTGGAGTTGACCATGGCACATAAGGGAGAAGTGAAAGCTATTGTTACATCTGTCATT CCCCTTCCCGCTGTGGAGGAGAAAGAATTGAAGGAGACACTGCAGGAGTTAATTGGACAGGGAAAGAAGGTCATACTTGAGCAGAAG ATTGATCCTAGTATTCTGGGTGGGCTTGTGGTAGAGTTTGATAAGAAGGTGTTTGACATGTCCATTAAGACTAGGGCACGCCAGATGGAGAGGTATTTGCGGGAACCCGCAAACTTTGACAGCCTCTAA